Proteins encoded by one window of Streptacidiphilus sp. PB12-B1b:
- a CDS encoding discoidin domain-containing protein translates to MSRLLALVIAASGLVVGTSVAAHADSTTYTIATQADFTAASARTYQPGDQILLERGVSFSGSLVLQGSGTTAAPITIDATGTGAAPAITAVGATSAIQLIGVSNYVVQNLDISAPSGAGIEVQLAASPTSGVSGITIRHNVFHNIQNTVDNTRQLSPEYNAVENKAAVMIGTWHNIYADMTNYAISDVTVDSNEFYGVHNGVYVGGNESQAYGSYSDKPRNSNITTENNYFHDIIGEGTVYLGTVNSLITDNSYINVSHDPGTHVAPVWMVGSSYITIQRNKIVDAVPSDGMAVDFDWRTDNSVYQYNYSERNGEFAYPCSVYDNYNNVIRYNISYDDVTPSENCYDSNGGEINLQVYNNTLVNFAGWNLHAVNATFTNNIIDYASTSDTIAVTGSATFSHNLYVNHTGTETGAVNVTDPLFVHPGVDPQGFKLQSTSPAIGAGAVVADNGSVDYFGDAVPSTSAPDIGASQYSAADAPASSEWNLAEGATITASSAVTGSSWTTDALNNGQTHSYAPYGPNHLGYASSSSLTTNHTEWVTVDFGSQRTFNKVVLYPRTDNGTTGTDFPSAFQIQVWNGASWVTRVSKTGYLLDDLGGQEFTWGRDDYTNKIRINATTLTNGAGDYRLELAGLQVFDDSNLAAGTSGATVQTSSSAYGSGWLPADLVDGFTASVGGELGWSSATGITTQHSEWAEIDLPGIQTFSQVIIYPRNDAGEVGAGFPTSFEIQVWDGTYWETRVTETDYPTPTTAQTFTWGHSDTTDKIRIVGTALSQVGTDYVMQLAEVQVS, encoded by the coding sequence GTGAGCCGACTGCTCGCCCTCGTAATAGCCGCGTCCGGATTGGTCGTCGGCACGTCCGTCGCAGCCCACGCCGATTCAACGACCTACACGATTGCCACCCAGGCCGACTTCACCGCGGCCAGCGCGCGTACCTATCAGCCGGGCGACCAGATCCTGCTCGAACGAGGAGTCTCGTTCAGCGGCAGCCTCGTCCTCCAGGGATCCGGCACCACAGCCGCACCCATCACGATCGACGCGACCGGCACCGGGGCCGCGCCGGCCATCACCGCTGTCGGCGCTACCTCGGCGATCCAGCTCATCGGCGTCTCGAACTACGTCGTACAGAATCTTGACATCAGTGCCCCGTCCGGCGCGGGGATCGAAGTCCAATTGGCCGCGAGTCCGACTTCCGGTGTGTCCGGGATAACGATCCGCCACAACGTGTTCCACAACATCCAGAACACCGTGGACAACACTCGCCAGCTCTCGCCTGAATACAATGCGGTGGAGAACAAGGCGGCCGTCATGATCGGCACCTGGCACAACATATACGCCGACATGACGAACTACGCCATCTCCGACGTGACCGTGGACAGCAACGAGTTCTACGGCGTGCACAACGGGGTCTACGTCGGCGGCAATGAATCCCAAGCCTACGGAAGCTACTCCGACAAGCCACGCAACAGCAATATCACGACCGAGAACAACTACTTCCACGACATCATCGGTGAAGGCACCGTCTATCTGGGCACGGTCAACAGCCTCATCACTGACAACTCGTACATCAATGTCTCGCACGACCCAGGGACGCACGTCGCGCCGGTGTGGATGGTGGGCAGCTCGTACATCACCATCCAGCGCAACAAGATCGTCGATGCGGTCCCGAGCGACGGCATGGCCGTGGACTTCGACTGGCGAACGGACAACTCGGTCTACCAGTACAACTACTCCGAGCGAAACGGCGAGTTCGCCTATCCCTGCAGCGTGTACGACAACTACAACAACGTCATCCGCTACAACATCTCCTATGACGATGTCACCCCCAGTGAAAACTGCTACGACTCCAACGGAGGTGAGATCAACCTCCAGGTCTACAACAACACACTGGTGAACTTCGCCGGATGGAACCTGCACGCCGTCAACGCGACCTTCACGAACAACATCATCGATTACGCCAGCACCAGCGACACCATTGCGGTCACCGGAAGCGCGACGTTCAGTCACAACCTGTACGTCAACCACACGGGCACCGAGACAGGCGCGGTGAACGTCACTGACCCGCTGTTCGTTCACCCCGGAGTCGACCCGCAGGGTTTCAAGCTGCAGAGCACCTCGCCGGCCATCGGCGCCGGAGCCGTGGTAGCCGATAACGGCTCGGTCGACTACTTCGGTGACGCGGTGCCCTCCACCTCGGCTCCGGACATCGGCGCGTCCCAGTACTCCGCGGCCGACGCGCCCGCGAGCTCGGAGTGGAACCTGGCCGAAGGTGCGACCATCACCGCGTCGAGCGCGGTCACCGGCAGCAGTTGGACCACCGATGCCCTGAACAACGGCCAGACGCACAGCTACGCCCCCTACGGGCCCAACCACCTCGGCTACGCGTCCTCCAGCAGCCTGACGACCAACCACACCGAGTGGGTCACCGTCGACTTCGGCTCCCAGCGCACCTTCAACAAGGTGGTGCTCTACCCACGCACCGACAACGGGACCACCGGCACCGACTTCCCCAGCGCCTTCCAGATCCAGGTCTGGAACGGGGCGAGCTGGGTCACCCGGGTCAGCAAGACCGGCTACCTCCTGGACGATCTGGGTGGCCAGGAGTTCACCTGGGGCCGCGACGACTACACGAACAAGATCCGGATCAACGCCACCACCCTGACCAACGGCGCCGGCGACTACCGGCTGGAACTCGCCGGCCTCCAGGTCTTCGACGACAGCAACCTCGCCGCGGGCACCTCGGGAGCGACCGTCCAAACCTCCAGCTCCGCCTACGGCAGCGGCTGGCTCCCGGCCGACCTCGTGGACGGATTCACCGCTTCGGTCGGCGGAGAACTGGGCTGGTCCTCGGCGACCGGTATCACCACTCAGCACAGCGAGTGGGCGGAAATCGACCTCCCCGGCATCCAGACGTTCAGCCAGGTGATCATCTATCCCCGAAACGACGCGGGAGAGGTCGGCGCGGGCTTCCCGACCAGCTTCGAGATCCAGGTGTGGGACGGGACTTACTGGGAAACGCGCGTGACCGAGACGGATTATCCGACACCAACCACTGCGCAGACCTTCACTTGGGGACACAGCGACACCACCGACAAGATCCGCATCGTCGGCACCGCGCTTTCACAGGTGGGCACCGACTATGTCATGCAGCTCGCTGAGGTCCAAGTCTCCTAA
- a CDS encoding alpha/beta fold hydrolase, with product MTSSFVTASPAVAGITHHTAEVNGTTLHYVSAGDTGSPILLVHGWPESWWAFRDVIPLLAATHRVFAVDLRGFGDSGIADGDHDLATLAEDLHRLVAHLGVGPVHVTCQDISGGPVFAFAATHPGDVLSFTGVETTLPGYGWEMLADVRNGGSWHVGFLAAPGIAELFLAGRERVMLDWAVSVMTVVPGGVTEADLDEFARTYARPGGWRGTEGLYRSSLTGGDRMRALAESRPLTVPVLAVDGINAPFTEQTMRQVAGDVTAVTIPDVGHFVAQEAPAAFATAVGDFVDRVDRSR from the coding sequence ATGACCAGCTCTTTCGTGACCGCCTCGCCCGCCGTGGCGGGCATCACGCACCACACCGCCGAGGTCAACGGCACCACGTTGCACTACGTCTCGGCGGGCGACACCGGCTCCCCGATCCTGCTGGTGCACGGGTGGCCGGAGTCCTGGTGGGCCTTCCGCGACGTCATCCCGCTACTCGCCGCCACCCACCGGGTGTTCGCCGTCGACCTGCGCGGCTTCGGCGACTCCGGCATCGCCGACGGCGACCACGACTTGGCGACCTTGGCGGAGGACCTGCACCGGCTGGTCGCCCACCTCGGCGTCGGGCCCGTGCACGTGACCTGCCAGGACATCAGCGGCGGGCCGGTCTTCGCGTTCGCGGCCACGCACCCCGGCGACGTCCTCAGCTTCACCGGCGTCGAGACCACCCTTCCGGGGTACGGCTGGGAGATGCTGGCCGACGTGAGGAACGGCGGCTCCTGGCACGTGGGATTCCTGGCCGCCCCGGGAATTGCGGAGCTGTTCCTGGCCGGCCGCGAGCGAGTGATGCTCGATTGGGCCGTCTCGGTGATGACGGTGGTGCCGGGCGGGGTCACCGAGGCCGACCTTGACGAGTTCGCCCGCACCTACGCGCGGCCGGGCGGCTGGCGCGGCACCGAGGGGCTCTACCGTTCCTCCCTGACCGGCGGCGACCGGATGCGGGCACTGGCCGAGTCGCGGCCGCTGACCGTTCCCGTGCTCGCCGTCGACGGCATCAACGCCCCCTTCACCGAGCAGACGATGCGCCAGGTCGCCGGCGACGTCACCGCGGTCACGATCCCGGACGTCGGGCATTTCGTCGCGCAGGAGGCGCCCGCCGCCTTCGCCACCGCGGTCGGCGACTTCGTCGACCGCGTCGACCGGAGCCGCTGA
- a CDS encoding aldo/keto reductase family oxidoreductase: protein MSTPSASLPGGTWNLGDLTVTRFGYGAMQLAGPWVMGPPADRNGALAVLSEAVGLGITHIDTADAYGPHITNQLIREALHPYPDALHIVTKVGATRDQEGGWPPARKPEELRRAVTENLENLGLDTLDVVNLRLGDAQGPVPGSLAEAFETLVELQQQGMIRHLGVSNATTAQVAEARSIAPIVCVQNMYNLAHRQDDELIDELAEQDIAYVPFFPLGGFSPLQSSALTAVATRLDAAPMSVALTWLLQRSPNILLIPGTSSVAHLRENVAGAELQLSDDDLAELDKIGR from the coding sequence ATGAGCACCCCCTCCGCCTCGCTGCCCGGCGGCACCTGGAACCTGGGCGACCTGACCGTCACCCGGTTCGGCTACGGCGCCATGCAGCTCGCCGGCCCCTGGGTCATGGGGCCGCCCGCCGACCGCAACGGCGCACTCGCCGTCCTGAGCGAGGCCGTCGGCCTTGGCATCACCCACATCGACACCGCCGACGCCTACGGGCCGCACATCACCAACCAGCTGATCCGCGAAGCCCTGCACCCGTACCCCGACGCGCTGCACATCGTGACCAAGGTCGGCGCGACCCGGGACCAGGAGGGCGGCTGGCCCCCGGCGCGCAAGCCCGAAGAGCTGCGCAGGGCCGTCACCGAGAACCTGGAGAACCTCGGCCTCGACACGCTGGACGTGGTCAACCTCCGGCTCGGCGACGCCCAGGGCCCCGTGCCCGGTTCGCTCGCTGAGGCGTTCGAAACACTCGTCGAACTCCAGCAGCAGGGAATGATTCGACACCTCGGCGTGAGCAACGCGACGACGGCACAGGTCGCAGAGGCACGCTCGATCGCGCCGATCGTGTGCGTCCAGAACATGTACAACCTCGCCCACCGCCAAGACGACGAGCTGATCGACGAACTCGCCGAACAGGACATCGCCTACGTGCCCTTCTTCCCCCTCGGCGGCTTCAGCCCGCTGCAATCCTCCGCGCTCACGGCCGTGGCCACCCGGCTGGACGCGGCGCCGATGTCGGTTGCCCTGACCTGGTTGTTGCAGCGGTCGCCGAACATCCTGCTGATCCCCGGCACCTCGTCGGTGGCACACCTGCGAGAGAACGTCGCAGGCGCGGAACTCCAGCTCTCCGACGACGATCTCGCCGAGCTGGACAAGATCGGCCGCTAA
- a CDS encoding MarR family winged helix-turn-helix transcriptional regulator, with translation MSSRSGADLALLLLGSYRNLVDEVVRELATRGYPDARPSHEYAIRAIRAGADSASDLARRLAITKQAAAKTIAALVERGYVTTETDPADIRRKNIRITDHGIGLITESTAIFDEVRARWEVRLGAAELAELETQLAQFVGDSPINLDAPGWAAGQELR, from the coding sequence ATGTCCTCACGATCCGGCGCCGATCTCGCCCTGCTGCTCCTGGGCAGCTATCGCAATCTGGTGGACGAAGTGGTCCGGGAGCTGGCGACCCGGGGATACCCCGACGCCCGGCCGTCGCACGAGTACGCGATCCGGGCCATCCGAGCCGGCGCCGACAGCGCCTCGGACTTGGCCCGCAGACTCGCCATCACCAAGCAGGCCGCGGCGAAGACGATCGCCGCGCTCGTCGAACGCGGTTACGTCACCACCGAGACCGACCCCGCCGACATCCGCCGCAAGAACATCCGGATCACCGATCACGGGATCGGGCTGATCACCGAGAGCACGGCGATCTTCGACGAGGTGCGGGCCCGCTGGGAAGTGCGTCTGGGCGCCGCCGAACTCGCCGAGCTGGAAACGCAGCTCGCCCAATTCGTCGGCGACTCGCCCATCAACCTCGACGCTCCGGGCTGGGCGGCGGGACAGGAACTGCGCTAG
- a CDS encoding helix-turn-helix domain-containing protein has product MDTALDGDGLADFLRGRRESLQPEDVGLRRGARRRTTGLRREEVAELCDMSADYLARLERGSGSQPSQQMAAAIARGLRLTPDERDHLFLLCGHRLQTRRLREAHISPGLLRVMDRLQDTPAQIVGTVGETLQQTPPAVALLGDETRHTGPARSALYRWFTDPTARHRYLPDDHHLHSRVYVAILRASATAQGPGSPAASLVADLQHNEEFAELWNRHEVGLRWSNAKRFVHPEVGRIDLYCQTLLDPDQGQSLLIFTATPGTESHDKLALLTVLGADTFAGS; this is encoded by the coding sequence GTGGACACGGCACTGGATGGCGATGGTCTGGCTGATTTCCTGCGCGGACGGCGGGAGTCCTTGCAACCCGAGGACGTCGGGTTGCGCCGCGGCGCACGACGGCGCACGACCGGGCTGCGCCGGGAGGAGGTCGCCGAGCTGTGCGACATGTCGGCCGACTATTTGGCCCGGCTGGAACGCGGTAGTGGTTCCCAGCCGTCGCAGCAGATGGCAGCGGCCATCGCCCGGGGCCTGCGCCTGACCCCCGACGAACGTGACCACCTGTTCCTGCTGTGCGGGCACCGCCTCCAGACACGGCGACTACGCGAAGCGCACATCAGTCCCGGGCTGCTGCGGGTCATGGACCGGCTTCAGGACACACCGGCGCAGATCGTGGGCACGGTCGGTGAAACGCTGCAGCAAACGCCGCCCGCCGTGGCGCTGCTCGGCGACGAGACGCGTCACACCGGCCCGGCGCGCAGCGCCCTCTACCGGTGGTTCACCGACCCCACCGCCCGCCACCGGTACCTGCCCGACGACCACCACCTGCACAGCCGCGTCTACGTCGCCATCCTGCGCGCCAGTGCCACCGCGCAGGGGCCCGGATCGCCGGCCGCCTCGCTCGTGGCCGACCTGCAACACAACGAGGAATTCGCCGAGCTGTGGAACCGCCACGAAGTGGGACTGCGGTGGAGCAACGCCAAACGCTTCGTCCACCCCGAGGTCGGACGCATCGACCTGTACTGCCAGACACTGCTCGACCCCGACCAGGGGCAGTCCCTACTCATCTTCACCGCCACACCTGGTACGGAGAGCCACGACAAGCTTGCCCTGCTGACCGTGCTCGGCGCCGACACATTCGCAGGCTCCTGA
- a CDS encoding helix-turn-helix domain-containing protein, with protein sequence MATMTAAQQRAQAKVEYDAFVAACPSRKLLDRISDKWVTLILAGLGSDSAHEPGADCAGEPRVMRYSELQRLLAGVSQKMLTQTLRSLERDGLVSRSVVPTVPVTVSYELTDLGLSLYEMMRGLKAWAEVHMDDVLANRQTYETRVA encoded by the coding sequence ATGGCGACGATGACGGCGGCCCAGCAAAGGGCACAGGCCAAGGTGGAGTACGACGCCTTCGTGGCGGCCTGTCCCAGCCGCAAGCTGCTCGACCGGATCTCCGACAAGTGGGTCACGCTGATCCTGGCCGGGCTCGGCAGCGACAGCGCGCATGAGCCCGGCGCCGACTGCGCCGGCGAGCCCCGGGTGATGCGCTACTCGGAGTTGCAGCGCCTGCTGGCCGGCGTCAGCCAGAAGATGCTCACCCAGACGCTGCGCTCCCTGGAGCGCGACGGCCTGGTGTCCCGCTCCGTAGTGCCGACCGTGCCGGTCACGGTCTCCTACGAGCTGACGGATCTCGGCCTGTCGCTGTACGAGATGATGCGGGGCCTCAAGGCCTGGGCCGAGGTGCACATGGACGATGTGCTCGCCAACCGCCAGACTTACGAGACCCGCGTCGCCTGA
- a CDS encoding SDR family NAD(P)-dependent oxidoreductase, whose translation MSKSFIRRHGSSSLDDVRNQGKKPLEDFTMAKWTADRLPSMTGVTVVITGAGGGIGLVTARELARVGAHVVLAVRNVDKARQAVAGMRGDFDVRQLDVADLDSVRAFATSYTGDIDVLINNAGVMDIPAARTAQGLDVQTATNYFGPFVLTNLLLPRLTDRVVTVSSQLHRFGKLDLDDLDWRTRKYNGLAVYESSKLAGVLFSLELQRRLTASGSHVRSVIAHPGVARTGLVTHSPLGFVNRLPFLVQDVEHGALPLMYAATQDVPANAYVGPDGLFSFTGYPLIRKPSRAGLDPAVAKRLWQATATLTGTGV comes from the coding sequence TTGAGCAAGTCCTTCATCCGTCGGCACGGGTCCTCTTCACTGGACGACGTCAGGAATCAGGGAAAAAAGCCTCTGGAGGATTTCACCATGGCCAAATGGACCGCGGACCGGCTGCCGAGCATGACCGGCGTGACGGTGGTGATCACCGGTGCTGGCGGGGGGATCGGGCTGGTGACCGCTCGCGAACTCGCACGGGTCGGCGCCCACGTGGTGCTGGCCGTGCGCAACGTCGACAAGGCGCGCCAGGCAGTGGCCGGTATGCGTGGAGATTTCGATGTCCGGCAACTCGATGTCGCCGACCTGGACTCGGTACGTGCGTTTGCGACGTCGTACACCGGCGACATCGATGTTCTGATCAACAACGCAGGAGTGATGGACATCCCGGCGGCGCGCACCGCGCAGGGCCTGGACGTACAGACCGCGACGAACTATTTCGGGCCGTTCGTGCTCACCAACCTACTGCTGCCCCGGCTGACCGACCGCGTGGTGACGGTCTCCAGCCAACTGCACCGATTCGGCAAGCTGGACCTCGACGACCTCGACTGGCGCACCCGCAAGTACAACGGGCTGGCCGTCTACGAGTCGTCCAAGCTCGCCGGTGTGCTGTTCTCGCTGGAATTGCAGCGCCGCTTGACCGCCTCGGGCAGCCATGTCCGCTCGGTCATCGCTCACCCTGGCGTCGCGCGGACCGGACTGGTCACGCACTCGCCGCTGGGATTCGTCAACCGGCTCCCGTTCCTGGTCCAGGACGTCGAACACGGAGCTCTGCCGCTCATGTACGCAGCCACGCAAGACGTCCCCGCCAACGCCTACGTCGGTCCGGACGGGTTGTTCAGCTTCACGGGCTACCCACTGATCCGCAAGCCCAGCCGGGCCGGCCTGGACCCGGCCGTCGCCAAGAGGCTCTGGCAGGCAACCGCCACTCTCACCGGAACCGGCGTCTGA
- a CDS encoding beta-galactosidase yields MGTSAAVTSPSGQTLTVNSQYLSLNGTPWLPVSGEFHYSRVPSSQWETELRKMKAAGVQIITSYVIWIHHEEVQGQYLFTGDCDVQQFVTLCGQLGLRVLLRIGPWVHAEVRNGGLPDWVLTQSTPRSNNTAYLGFVTSFWTQLANRVSSLVWKAGGPVIGVQLENEYSGSASHIATLKSMAGSLGLDVPLYTVTAWNGANYPALQVLPMFGGYQDAPWDTIVTASAPNETYSFRFFSRENGQDGYPDKADGGAVPNPQSQLSSSYPFLTAEYGCGTAAMYRRRIALNLPDDIAATIPVQLGSGVNLYGHYMFHGGRNPLGSTETLQESTASNGFNDLPIINYDYQSALGQFGEQRPTLGRIKLYHYFLNAFGSDLAPMSYRQPSAIAGGSADLSSLRWSARSDGSSGFVFVNNYVRQYAMASHPGIQFQVQFADETVTFPSSGVTIDDGAYFIWPVNFALADARLSYASAQPVTSLTAFGRQVYVFVAQNGITPEFAFTGSTVSRVQASTGQVGTDSAGRTVVTGLTPGTDIAMQVTTASGTKVDVLVLTQAQADQLWRLTVNGTDVLLLTSHQFNATASGFTFTSPGMPQFEFGTYPDLTVTAPGASTFAPAGTDGVFTRYTGTVAAQQIIVSSTQTRTPGLAPAVLKGGQAKGALEPTEAVISATQGEWSLAVPWSQVTGATDAYLTVTYAGDLARIYSGDLLLDDHFYNGQPWSVSLSQLAQQADLTAPLTLAIMPLRSDAPIYLQSGAAPAYDSNGQACALNGLAAAPLYELDVTAAVPTFPVNGVYELICGAGGEVLDNGSSTAKGAPVMQWAANGGKQQHWTLTNIEAGYYSLVCAYSGMALDNNNSTTSGSAVVQHTNNGLPAQHWTIVDLGNGSSQLISRVSGMALDNGGTSGNGAAIVQKLPAAVAAQQWKLVKVG; encoded by the coding sequence ATGGGAACCAGCGCTGCGGTCACCTCGCCGTCCGGCCAGACGCTGACCGTCAACAGCCAGTACCTGTCATTGAACGGCACGCCCTGGCTGCCGGTCTCAGGCGAGTTCCACTACTCGCGGGTGCCGTCCTCGCAGTGGGAGACCGAGCTGCGGAAGATGAAGGCGGCCGGAGTTCAGATCATCACCAGCTATGTCATCTGGATCCACCACGAGGAAGTCCAGGGCCAGTACCTGTTCACGGGCGACTGCGACGTCCAGCAGTTCGTCACCCTGTGCGGGCAGCTGGGCCTGCGCGTCCTGCTTCGCATCGGACCGTGGGTGCACGCCGAGGTCCGCAACGGAGGCCTCCCCGACTGGGTGCTCACGCAGAGCACACCGCGCAGCAACAACACCGCCTACCTGGGATTCGTCACCTCGTTCTGGACGCAACTGGCCAACCGCGTCAGCAGCCTGGTCTGGAAGGCCGGAGGACCGGTCATCGGGGTGCAGCTGGAGAACGAGTACAGCGGCAGTGCCTCCCACATCGCGACCCTGAAGTCGATGGCCGGCTCGCTGGGACTGGACGTACCCCTCTACACGGTCACTGCCTGGAACGGTGCCAACTACCCCGCGCTCCAGGTGCTGCCGATGTTCGGCGGCTACCAGGACGCTCCGTGGGACACCATCGTGACAGCCTCCGCGCCGAACGAGACCTACTCCTTCCGGTTCTTCAGCCGCGAGAACGGCCAGGACGGCTATCCCGACAAGGCAGACGGCGGGGCCGTCCCGAATCCCCAGTCCCAGTTGAGCTCCTCCTACCCGTTCCTGACCGCGGAGTACGGGTGCGGCACGGCAGCGATGTACCGCCGCCGCATCGCGCTGAACCTGCCCGATGACATCGCTGCGACCATCCCGGTGCAGCTCGGGTCCGGTGTGAACCTCTACGGCCACTACATGTTCCACGGCGGACGCAATCCGCTGGGCAGCACCGAGACGTTGCAGGAGTCGACGGCGAGCAACGGCTTCAACGACCTGCCGATCATCAACTACGACTACCAGTCCGCGCTGGGCCAGTTCGGCGAACAGCGGCCCACCCTGGGCCGGATCAAGCTCTACCACTACTTCCTCAACGCCTTCGGCTCCGACCTGGCCCCCATGAGCTACCGGCAGCCGTCCGCGATCGCAGGCGGCTCCGCCGACTTGAGCAGTCTGCGCTGGTCGGCACGGTCCGACGGCAGCAGCGGCTTCGTCTTCGTGAACAACTATGTACGCCAGTACGCCATGGCCAGCCATCCCGGGATTCAGTTCCAGGTGCAGTTCGCCGACGAGACGGTCACGTTTCCGAGCAGCGGGGTGACCATCGACGACGGGGCGTACTTCATCTGGCCGGTCAACTTCGCCCTCGCCGACGCCCGCCTGTCCTACGCCAGCGCCCAGCCCGTCACCTCGCTGACCGCGTTCGGCCGCCAGGTGTACGTGTTCGTCGCCCAGAACGGGATCACCCCCGAGTTCGCGTTCACGGGCAGCACCGTGAGCCGTGTCCAGGCGAGTACCGGCCAGGTGGGCACCGACAGCGCAGGGCGTACCGTGGTCACGGGCCTGACCCCGGGAACCGACATCGCCATGCAGGTCACCACCGCGTCCGGTACCAAGGTTGACGTGCTCGTACTGACCCAGGCACAGGCCGACCAGCTGTGGCGCCTGACCGTCAACGGCACCGACGTGCTCCTGCTGACGTCCCACCAGTTCAACGCCACGGCATCCGGGTTCACCTTCACCTCCCCGGGCATGCCGCAGTTCGAGTTCGGCACCTACCCCGACCTCACCGTCACCGCCCCAGGCGCCAGCACGTTCGCACCGGCGGGCACCGATGGCGTCTTCACCCGATACACCGGCACGGTCGCGGCCCAGCAGATCATAGTGTCCTCCACCCAGACCCGCACGCCGGGGCTCGCCCCGGCCGTGCTGAAGGGGGGTCAGGCCAAGGGCGCCTTGGAACCGACCGAGGCCGTGATCAGCGCCACGCAGGGCGAGTGGAGCCTGGCGGTGCCCTGGTCCCAGGTGACCGGTGCCACGGACGCCTACCTGACCGTCACCTACGCGGGCGACCTGGCCCGGATCTACTCCGGAGACCTCCTGCTCGACGACCACTTCTACAATGGGCAGCCCTGGTCCGTCAGCCTTAGTCAACTGGCCCAGCAGGCGGACCTGACCGCGCCACTGACCTTGGCCATCATGCCGCTGCGCTCGGACGCGCCCATCTACCTGCAGTCAGGCGCGGCCCCCGCGTACGACAGCAACGGGCAGGCATGCGCCTTGAACGGCCTGGCGGCGGCGCCTCTGTACGAGCTGGACGTGACGGCCGCGGTGCCGACGTTCCCAGTCAACGGCGTGTACGAGCTGATCTGCGGCGCCGGCGGCGAGGTCCTGGACAACGGCAGCTCCACGGCCAAAGGCGCCCCCGTCATGCAGTGGGCCGCGAACGGCGGCAAACAGCAGCACTGGACGCTCACCAACATCGAGGCCGGCTACTACTCCCTGGTCTGCGCGTACAGCGGCATGGCCCTGGACAACAACAACTCGACGACCAGCGGTAGCGCGGTGGTGCAGCACACCAACAACGGACTGCCCGCGCAGCACTGGACCATCGTCGACCTCGGCAACGGCTCCAGTCAGCTGATCAGCCGCGTCAGCGGTATGGCCCTGGACAACGGCGGCACCTCCGGGAACGGGGCCGCGATAGTGCAGAAGCTACCCGCAGCCGTGGCGGCGCAGCAGTGGAAACTCGTGAAGGTCGGCTGA